A part of Amycolatopsis lurida genomic DNA contains:
- a CDS encoding serine hydrolase domain-containing protein: MSNVQDLQGVLDEEARRASVPGAVVGVTYRGVESVFVTGVSSVDTGLPVDPGTAFMIGSTSKTFAAAAALALVEDGVLDLDRPVVEYLPDLPLADPVARKTVTLRHLLTHSAGFLGDVDFTTGWGDDALALAIAKFGDLPQNFPPGEVFSYCNAGFQLAGRVVEVVAGEPFEDVVRARLLEPLGMTESYYLPWEVLTRRHAVGHVLRDGEAAVAHTVGLTRADSASGGLWSTAGDQLKWARFFLTGEAEGEPPLSEATRDLMRAPQRKAALRFEEVGLSWLHTTHGAARLVRHGGNVSNLQLSEFVTLPEHDFAVTVLTNSAGGSALGAKIVDWCLEHLVGLPPLATPPPVRQPDIAEYLGRYQTGDLAFVVEDRAGALWAQLVADVEGFPSPPPFEAVFVGGDAIAPAGDTRKPTARFLRNDHGEVTSIEFGGRTAKRSATVTG, translated from the coding sequence GTGTCGAACGTTCAGGATCTGCAAGGGGTGCTCGACGAGGAGGCGCGTCGCGCGAGCGTCCCCGGAGCGGTGGTGGGGGTGACGTACCGGGGTGTGGAGTCGGTGTTCGTCACCGGGGTGTCCAGTGTGGACACCGGGCTACCGGTCGATCCCGGCACGGCGTTCATGATCGGCTCCACCAGCAAGACCTTCGCCGCGGCCGCCGCACTGGCCCTGGTCGAAGACGGTGTGCTGGACCTGGACAGGCCGGTGGTCGAGTACCTCCCCGACCTTCCCTTGGCGGATCCGGTGGCGCGGAAGACGGTGACCTTGCGTCATCTGCTCACGCATTCGGCGGGGTTCCTCGGCGACGTCGACTTCACCACCGGGTGGGGTGACGACGCGCTGGCGCTCGCGATCGCGAAGTTCGGCGACCTGCCGCAGAACTTCCCGCCCGGCGAGGTCTTCTCCTACTGCAACGCCGGGTTCCAGCTGGCCGGACGGGTCGTCGAGGTGGTGGCGGGCGAACCGTTCGAGGACGTGGTCCGCGCCCGGCTGCTCGAACCACTCGGCATGACCGAGTCGTATTACCTGCCGTGGGAGGTGCTCACGCGCCGTCACGCCGTCGGTCACGTGCTGCGAGACGGCGAAGCGGCGGTCGCGCACACGGTGGGCCTGACCCGCGCGGACAGCGCGAGCGGGGGCCTGTGGTCGACGGCGGGAGACCAGCTGAAATGGGCGCGGTTCTTCCTGACCGGTGAGGCCGAGGGCGAGCCTCCCCTCAGCGAAGCCACCCGCGACCTCATGCGCGCGCCGCAGCGCAAGGCCGCGCTGCGGTTCGAGGAGGTCGGGCTGAGCTGGCTGCACACGACCCATGGCGCCGCTCGGCTGGTCCGGCACGGCGGCAACGTGAGCAATCTGCAGCTGTCCGAGTTCGTCACCCTGCCGGAACACGACTTCGCCGTCACGGTGCTGACCAATAGCGCGGGCGGGTCCGCGTTGGGTGCGAAGATCGTCGACTGGTGCCTGGAACATCTGGTCGGGCTGCCGCCGCTCGCGACCCCGCCGCCGGTGCGGCAGCCGGACATCGCCGAGTACCTGGGCCGCTATCAGACCGGTGACCTGGCGTTCGTGGTCGAGGACCGCGCCGGCGCCCTCTGGGCCCAACTGGTGGCCGATGTCGAGGGCTTCCCCTCGCCGCCGCCGTTCGAGGCCGTTTTCGTGGGCGGTGACGCGATCGCCCCCGCCGGCGACACCCGCAAGCCCACCGCGCGTTTCCTGCGGAACGACCACGGGGAGGTGACTTCGATCGAGTTCGGTGGCCGGACGGCGAAGCGAAGCGCTACGGTTACCGGGTAG